In one Chitinophaga sancti genomic region, the following are encoded:
- the odhB gene encoding 2-oxoglutarate dehydrogenase complex dihydrolipoyllysine-residue succinyltransferase, translating to MAIEIKVPTVGESISEVTIAKWLKKDGDYVQQDEVICEMESEKATFELNAEKAGILKIAAPEGATLKIGDVACTIDTDAAAPAASAPAAAAAPAPEAPVAPVAEAAPAAPAVNKGTIEMKVPTVGESISEVTLIKWIKKEGDYVERDEVICELESEKATFELNAEEAGALITLGKEGDVLKVGDPIAKIDTSVGRPAGKAQPAAATAAPKAETQAAPQAQNAPVTAIPNDVKATPVAAAVIADSHVDPATIKGTGAHGKIKKGDVLAALQNPGVALDQELFTRGERREKMSNLRKTVSRRLVEAKNTTAMLTTFNEVDMTNIMELRAKYKEVFKKQHEVNLGFMSFFTKACCFALKEFPAVNAYIDGEELVYHEYCDISIAVSAPKGLVVPVIRNAESLDMAQIEKKVVELATKARDSKLTMDEMTGGTFTITNGGVFGSLMSTPIINIPQSAILGMHKIQDRPMAVNGQVVIRPMMYIALSYDHRIIDGRESVSFLVRVKEMLENPEQLLFGKDPLKALLKL from the coding sequence ATGGCTATCGAAATCAAAGTTCCTACGGTAGGAGAATCTATTAGCGAGGTAACAATTGCAAAGTGGTTGAAGAAAGACGGTGATTATGTGCAACAGGATGAGGTGATCTGTGAAATGGAATCTGAAAAAGCCACCTTTGAATTAAACGCAGAGAAGGCAGGTATCCTGAAAATAGCTGCTCCTGAAGGTGCTACATTGAAAATTGGAGATGTGGCCTGTACCATTGATACAGACGCGGCTGCCCCTGCGGCATCTGCGCCAGCTGCTGCGGCAGCGCCGGCTCCTGAAGCCCCTGTGGCACCTGTAGCAGAAGCTGCACCTGCTGCTCCGGCTGTAAATAAAGGAACGATTGAGATGAAGGTGCCAACTGTGGGAGAATCTATCAGTGAGGTTACTTTGATCAAATGGATAAAGAAAGAAGGCGATTACGTAGAGCGTGATGAAGTGATCTGCGAACTGGAATCAGAGAAAGCTACTTTCGAACTGAATGCAGAAGAAGCAGGCGCACTGATCACCCTGGGTAAAGAAGGTGATGTGCTGAAAGTAGGTGACCCAATTGCCAAGATCGATACAAGTGTAGGCCGTCCTGCCGGTAAAGCACAACCAGCAGCTGCCACCGCAGCGCCAAAAGCTGAAACCCAGGCTGCACCACAGGCACAGAATGCCCCGGTAACCGCTATTCCTAACGATGTGAAAGCTACACCGGTAGCTGCTGCTGTTATCGCTGATTCGCATGTAGATCCGGCTACCATCAAAGGCACCGGCGCTCATGGCAAAATCAAGAAAGGCGATGTACTGGCTGCATTACAAAACCCTGGCGTAGCACTGGATCAGGAACTCTTTACCCGCGGCGAACGTCGTGAGAAAATGAGCAACCTGCGTAAAACAGTTTCCCGCCGCCTGGTAGAAGCTAAAAACACCACCGCAATGCTCACCACTTTCAACGAAGTGGACATGACAAACATCATGGAGCTGCGCGCTAAATACAAAGAAGTGTTCAAGAAACAACATGAGGTGAACCTGGGCTTTATGAGCTTCTTCACCAAAGCTTGTTGCTTTGCACTGAAAGAATTCCCTGCTGTCAATGCTTACATCGATGGGGAAGAACTGGTATACCACGAATACTGTGATATATCTATCGCAGTATCTGCACCTAAAGGGCTGGTAGTACCAGTGATCCGCAATGCAGAGAGCCTGGATATGGCACAGATCGAAAAGAAAGTAGTGGAACTGGCTACAAAAGCGCGCGATAGCAAACTGACGATGGATGAAATGACCGGTGGAACCTTCACCATTACCAACGGTGGCGTGTTTGGCTCACTCATGAGTACACCAATCATCAACATTCCCCAGTCTGCAATTCTGGGTATGCACAAAATTCAGGATCGCCCAATGGCAGTAAACGGTCAGGTAGTCATCCGCCCGATGATGTACATTGCACTGAGCTACGATCACCGTATCATCGATGGTCGCGAATCAGTAAGCTTCCTGGTACGTGTGAAAGAAATGCTGGAAAATCCTGAACAACTGCTGTTCGGTAAAGATCCGCTGAAAGCATTACTGAAACTCTAA
- a CDS encoding 2-oxoglutarate dehydrogenase E1 component: MKDFSFVTNSHPAYIESLYQDYRKDPGAVDPEWGKFFEGFDFAVNNVNGKAPGAGAPVSSDQLTKELNVYRLIQAYRKKGHLISKTNPIRERKDRQANLDISFFGLTEADLKTEFYIGQELGLGKTSLENIVSRLKQVYTASVGLEYAYVNDAKKVEWLQREMETTLQRTLTLDQRKRILHKLNQGVIFEKFLHTKYIGQKRFGLEGGENTIPALDAIINTAAGEGVQEAVIGMAHRGRLNVLANILGKTYEQIFNEFEGHSVPDLTMGSGDVKYHLGFRSIVDTTGGEKVNLQLLPNPSHLEVVDPLVTGFARSKADVIYNSDYDKILPILIHGDAAVAGQGVIYELIQMSNLKGYYTGGTMHLVINNQIGFTTDFDDARSSDYCTSIAATVQAPVFHVNGDDAEAVVKVSEIAARYRQEFNSDIFIDLLCYRRHGHNEGDEPKFTQPSLYSLIDKHPNPREVYTQYLLHNGESEVQDLAKEMEKGFWAQLQERLDEVRQHPLPYTYQKPEQWWQELRKSRPEDFDQSPVTAVKEEEVRRLIGRLMTWPKEFVPLRKVEKLLQDKIKLYETEGKVDWATGELLAYASLLSEGKDVRMSGEDVKRGTFSHRHAILFDENTNATYSRLGELQEKQGSFRIYNSLLSEFAVLGFEYGYAMANPKSLVIWEAQYGDFANGAQTVIDQYITSAEQKWTNQNGMVMLLPHGYEGGGPDHSNARPERFLQSCAEYNIIVTNITTAANFFHALRRQLTWEFRKPLVNFSPKANLRHVGSYSPIAAFTEGGFKEVLDDEYVDDASKVKKVLLCTGKIYFELAEKQAKDNRKDVAIVRLEQLYPLPTVQLEALNQKYKAATWFWVQEEPLNMGAASYLQMNMKQLNYGVISRNPSAATATGYAKVHAREQLEIIETAFNI; encoded by the coding sequence ATGAAGGACTTCTCATTTGTTACCAACTCACATCCTGCCTACATTGAATCTTTATACCAGGATTACCGAAAAGACCCTGGTGCTGTTGACCCGGAATGGGGCAAGTTTTTTGAGGGGTTTGACTTCGCGGTAAACAATGTAAATGGCAAAGCGCCAGGTGCCGGAGCACCGGTTAGCAGTGATCAGTTAACAAAAGAGCTGAACGTTTACAGGCTGATACAGGCGTATCGAAAAAAAGGTCACCTCATCTCGAAAACTAATCCAATCCGGGAACGCAAAGATCGTCAGGCCAACTTAGATATCTCTTTCTTCGGACTAACCGAAGCCGACCTGAAGACTGAATTCTACATCGGCCAGGAACTGGGATTAGGCAAAACCAGCCTCGAAAATATTGTCAGCCGCCTTAAACAGGTTTATACAGCCTCAGTAGGTCTGGAATATGCTTACGTGAATGATGCAAAAAAAGTAGAGTGGTTACAACGCGAAATGGAAACCACCCTGCAAAGAACACTCACACTGGATCAGCGCAAACGTATTCTCCACAAGCTGAACCAGGGCGTAATCTTCGAAAAATTCTTGCACACAAAATATATAGGTCAGAAACGTTTCGGTCTGGAAGGTGGTGAAAACACCATTCCTGCACTGGATGCCATTATCAATACTGCTGCCGGCGAAGGCGTTCAGGAAGCTGTGATTGGTATGGCACACAGAGGTCGTCTGAACGTACTGGCCAATATCTTAGGTAAAACTTACGAGCAGATCTTCAACGAATTTGAAGGTCACTCCGTACCTGACCTGACCATGGGTAGCGGTGACGTGAAGTACCACCTGGGCTTCCGCTCCATCGTTGATACCACCGGCGGTGAAAAAGTAAACCTGCAGCTGCTGCCTAACCCTTCCCATCTGGAAGTGGTAGACCCCCTGGTAACAGGTTTTGCCCGCAGTAAGGCAGATGTAATCTATAACAGTGATTATGACAAGATCCTGCCTATCCTCATCCATGGTGATGCTGCGGTAGCCGGGCAAGGCGTTATATATGAGCTCATCCAGATGAGCAACCTGAAAGGGTATTATACCGGTGGTACCATGCACCTGGTGATCAACAACCAGATTGGGTTCACAACTGACTTCGACGATGCCCGTTCATCTGACTATTGTACTTCTATCGCTGCTACCGTACAGGCACCTGTATTCCATGTAAATGGAGACGATGCAGAAGCAGTTGTAAAAGTATCAGAGATCGCAGCCCGTTACCGCCAGGAATTCAACTCCGATATTTTCATTGACCTGTTGTGTTATCGCAGACATGGCCATAACGAGGGTGATGAGCCTAAGTTTACCCAGCCAAGCCTGTATTCACTGATCGATAAGCATCCTAACCCACGCGAAGTGTACACCCAGTATCTCCTGCACAACGGAGAATCTGAAGTACAAGACCTGGCAAAGGAAATGGAAAAAGGATTCTGGGCACAATTGCAGGAACGCCTGGACGAAGTAAGACAGCACCCGCTGCCTTATACCTATCAGAAACCTGAACAATGGTGGCAGGAACTCCGCAAATCCAGACCGGAAGATTTTGACCAATCCCCGGTAACAGCAGTAAAAGAAGAAGAAGTAAGAAGGCTCATCGGCCGTCTGATGACCTGGCCGAAAGAATTCGTGCCACTGCGTAAAGTAGAAAAACTGCTGCAGGATAAGATCAAACTGTACGAAACAGAAGGCAAAGTAGACTGGGCAACCGGTGAACTGCTGGCTTACGCCTCGCTGCTGAGCGAAGGTAAAGACGTTCGTATGAGCGGTGAAGACGTAAAGAGAGGTACCTTCTCTCACCGTCACGCCATTCTGTTCGACGAAAATACCAACGCTACCTACAGCCGTCTGGGCGAATTACAGGAAAAACAAGGTTCTTTCCGTATCTACAACTCCCTGCTGAGCGAATTCGCTGTACTGGGCTTTGAATATGGCTATGCAATGGCCAATCCAAAATCACTGGTGATCTGGGAAGCACAATATGGCGACTTTGCCAATGGTGCGCAAACCGTGATCGACCAGTATATTACCAGTGCAGAGCAAAAATGGACGAATCAGAATGGTATGGTGATGTTACTGCCTCATGGTTATGAAGGCGGTGGACCAGACCACTCCAATGCACGTCCTGAACGTTTCCTGCAGTCATGTGCTGAATACAACATCATCGTTACAAATATTACAACTGCTGCCAACTTCTTCCACGCACTGCGTCGCCAGCTGACATGGGAGTTCCGTAAGCCACTGGTGAACTTCTCACCAAAAGCGAACTTAAGGCATGTAGGTTCTTACTCCCCAATCGCTGCATTCACAGAAGGCGGATTTAAGGAAGTACTGGACGATGAATATGTAGACGATGCATCAAAAGTGAAGAAGGTATTGCTGTGTACCGGTAAAATCTACTTTGAGCTGGCTGAAAAGCAGGCGAAGGATAACCGTAAAGATGTAGCGATCGTTCGCCTGGAACAATTGTATCCGCTGCCTACCGTTCAACTGGAGGCGCTGAACCAGAAGTATAAAGCTGCTACCTGGTTCTGGGTACAGGAAGAGCCGCTGAACATGGGCGCTGCTTCTTACCTGCAGATGAACATGAAGCAACTGAATTATGGCGTCATCAGCCGTAATCCAAGTGCAGCAACTGCTACAGGTTATGCCAAAGTGCATGCCCGCGAACAGCTCGAGATAATTGAAACAGCATTTAACATATAG
- the rpsT gene encoding 30S ribosomal protein S20 — MANHKATKKDVRQSTARNERNRYYGKTTRNAIRDLKKLEEKAAAGEKLSDVISMIDKLAKRNIIHKNKAANLKSKLSKKVNALA, encoded by the coding sequence ATGGCAAACCATAAAGCAACGAAAAAAGACGTTCGTCAAAGCACAGCGAGAAATGAGCGTAACCGTTATTACGGTAAAACTACCCGTAACGCGATCCGCGATCTGAAGAAATTGGAAGAAAAGGCTGCTGCTGGCGAAAAACTGTCTGACGTGATCTCTATGATCGACAAGTTGGCTAAACGCAATATCATTCACAAGAATAAAGCAGCCAACCTGAAGAGCAAACTTTCTAAGAAAGTGAACGCACTGGCTTAA
- a CDS encoding M14 family metallopeptidase, giving the protein MRIILALIAYCWASPLLAQDFSTRFERTQGKETATYPECIAYYKLLDKRYPQISMLEIGNTDAGFPLHLVIYSGDGDFNFTSIHKKNKRVILINNGIHPGEPDGVDASMMLLRDLAQGKKKLPANVVLAVIPLYNIDGSLNRSEYFRVDQNGPAAFGSRGNARNLDLNRDFIKTDSRNSFTFQTIYQLTDPDVFVDNHVSNGADYQHVMTLLCSEYNKMGGSMGEFMHNTFTPGLYQLMKEKGYDLVPYVNHFGETPENGWMTFADVPRFSTGYTTLFSTFGFVPETHMLKPYPQRVSATYALMESFISFVSTHSAEIKALRDKTKATVKTQKEFALEWNVDTTKFSYINFKGYEAGHKASEVSGLPRLYYDRSRPFEKQVKFYDYMNAGNFVQKPSAYIIPQGWWNVLHILKNNKVAMQPLAHDTTIAVEVYHIADFKTTLRPFEGHYMHNHVKVATSRDSIRFRKGDLYIPMNQSANRYLIETLEPTGGDSFFAWNFFDAILTPKEGYSPYVFEDTAAAYIGRHPELRAMIDGQKKTDSVFAGSAEAQLHFVYDHSIYGEPGYLRYPVFRVSNM; this is encoded by the coding sequence ATGAGAATAATCCTAGCCCTGATTGCCTATTGCTGGGCCTCTCCTCTCCTTGCCCAGGATTTTAGCACCCGTTTTGAACGCACACAGGGAAAAGAGACAGCTACTTACCCGGAATGTATTGCCTATTACAAATTGCTGGATAAGCGTTATCCACAGATCAGCATGCTGGAGATAGGGAATACAGATGCCGGTTTCCCCTTGCACCTGGTAATTTACTCCGGGGATGGGGATTTCAATTTTACCAGTATTCATAAGAAGAATAAAAGGGTAATCCTCATTAACAATGGCATTCATCCCGGCGAACCGGATGGTGTGGATGCCAGCATGATGCTACTGAGAGACCTGGCCCAGGGAAAGAAGAAATTACCGGCAAATGTGGTGCTTGCTGTGATCCCACTTTATAATATTGACGGTTCGCTGAATCGTAGTGAATATTTCAGGGTAGATCAGAATGGCCCGGCCGCATTTGGTTCCCGCGGTAATGCCCGGAACCTGGATCTGAACAGGGATTTTATTAAAACCGATTCGCGGAATAGTTTTACTTTCCAGACGATTTACCAGTTGACTGACCCGGATGTGTTTGTTGACAACCATGTGAGCAATGGCGCCGACTACCAGCATGTGATGACCCTGCTATGCAGCGAGTATAACAAAATGGGTGGAAGCATGGGTGAGTTTATGCACAATACTTTTACCCCTGGCCTGTATCAACTCATGAAGGAAAAAGGATATGACCTGGTGCCTTATGTGAACCATTTTGGTGAAACACCAGAGAATGGCTGGATGACATTTGCAGATGTACCCCGTTTTTCCACCGGGTATACTACCCTGTTTTCCACTTTTGGATTTGTACCGGAAACACATATGCTAAAACCTTATCCACAAAGGGTTTCTGCAACGTATGCGCTGATGGAATCATTTATCAGTTTTGTGAGCACACATAGTGCTGAAATCAAAGCGCTGCGGGATAAAACCAAAGCGACTGTAAAGACGCAAAAAGAATTTGCCCTGGAATGGAATGTGGATACGACGAAGTTTTCTTATATCAATTTCAAGGGGTATGAGGCAGGACATAAGGCGAGTGAGGTGTCTGGATTACCCAGATTGTATTATGACCGATCCAGGCCTTTTGAAAAACAGGTGAAGTTCTATGACTACATGAATGCGGGTAATTTTGTACAAAAACCCAGTGCTTATATTATTCCGCAGGGATGGTGGAATGTGCTGCACATTTTAAAGAATAATAAGGTGGCGATGCAGCCGCTGGCACATGATACGACGATTGCTGTGGAGGTGTATCATATTGCTGATTTCAAAACTACCCTGCGACCTTTTGAAGGGCATTATATGCATAATCATGTGAAAGTGGCTACTTCGCGGGATAGCATTCGTTTTAGAAAAGGAGATCTGTATATTCCTATGAACCAGTCAGCCAATCGTTACCTGATAGAGACTTTAGAGCCAACAGGTGGTGATTCTTTCTTTGCATGGAATTTCTTCGATGCCATTCTTACACCTAAAGAAGGTTATTCTCCTTATGTGTTTGAAGATACTGCGGCAGCGTATATTGGCAGGCATCCGGAGTTGCGGGCAATGATTGACGGGCAAAAGAAAACAGATTCTGTTTTCGCCGGCAGTGCAGAAGCGCAATTACATTTTGTATATGATCATTCGATTTATGGGGAACCCGGTTATTTGAGGTACCCGGTATTCAGGGTTAGCAACATGTAG